Proteins encoded by one window of Dermochelys coriacea isolate rDerCor1 chromosome 13, rDerCor1.pri.v4, whole genome shotgun sequence:
- the LOC119841965 gene encoding perilipin-3-like yields the protein MSDESQTTVPAPAPDSKEQQTTASQVAGLPLFKSTYDMVVSALTSAKETQPSIKSVCEAAEKGVTAMVGETVVSAQMALTDLQPQIAIANVGGCKGLEKLEEKLPVQEPEDKDLLDTKTLVSSKEVDAVSSRMTEVVDVTKETLQSSVEAAKSMVTSGMSTVMGATVGQIAMSGVEAVLEQSEDLVDHYLPITDEELASLAESVEGDEGSAVQHQGYFVRLGSLSAQLRQRAYQHSLGKMRQAKQGMQETFLQFHEVLDLINSIRQNVDQKLHDGQQKLHQMWLNWSSEQPEGSNDAASTEPKQVESHTLAMSQSITQQLQDTCQTLKASIQGLPSSLQEKVQQVLKNIEELHNSFFAAKSFQDLPSATQSQEKITKAQEYIDELLEYVEHNTPFSWLVGPFTPSGRAYVTSQEEPAQKEED from the exons ATGTCTGACGAGAGCCAAACAACtgttcctgctcctgccccagacaGCAAGGAGCAGCAG ACCACAGCAAGTCAAGTGGCTGGTCTGCCGTTGTTCAAGTCTACTTATGACATGGTGGTGTCTGCCCTGACTTCTGCCAAAGAAACCCAGCCATCAATCAAATCTGTGTGTGAGGCAGCAGAGAAAGGAGTGACTGCCATGGTTGGTGAAACTGTCGTCAGTGCACAGATGGCTCTAACTGACCTGCAGCCTCAGA TTGCAATTGCAAATGTGGGTGGCTGCAAGGGCCTGGAGAAACTGGAGGAGAAGCTGCCAGTCCAAGAGCCAGAAGATAAG GATCTCTTGGACACCAAAACTCTGGTGTCCTCCAAAGAGGTGGATGCTGTGAGCAGCAGAATGACCGAGGTAGTAGATGTAACCAAGGAGACTCTTCAGAGCAGCGTAGAGGCTGCAAAATCAATGGTGACCAGTGGCATGAGCACAGTCATGGGTGCCACAGTGGGTCAGATTGCTATGAGTGGAGTGGAAGCTGTGCTGGAGCAATCAGAGGATCTGGTGGATCACTACCTCCCCATCACAGATGAGGAACTAG CAAGCTTAGCTGAATCTGTGGAGGGAGACGAAGGGTCTGCTGTCCAGCATCAGGGCTACTTTGTGCGGTTGGGCTCCTTGTCAGCTCAGCTCCGCCAACGTGCCTACCAACATTCCTTGGGCAAAATGAGACAGGCCAAGCAGGGCATGCAGGAGACCTTCCTACAGTTTCATGAAGTCCTTGACCTG ATTAACTCTATCAGGCAGAATGTTGATCAAAAGCTTCATGATGGCCAGCAGAAGCTGCACCAGATGTGGCTCAACTGGAGCAGTGAGCAGCCAGAAGGAAGTAATGATGCTGCCTCTACAGAGCCAAAG CAGGTGGAGTCTCATACTCTGGCCATGTCTCAGAGCATCACTCAGCAGCTGCAGGACACCTGTCAGACCCTGAAGGCCAGCATCCAGGGCCTCCCTTCCAGCCTACAGGAGAAGGTGCAGCAGGTTCTCAAGAACATAGAAGAGCTCCACAATTCCTTCTTTGCTGCCAAGTCCTTCCAGGACCTAccaagtgccacccagagccaggAGAAGATAACCAAAGCCCAAGAGTACATAGATGAGCTACTTGAGTATGTAGAGCACAACACTCCTTTCTCCTGGTTGGTAGGACCCTTCACCCCATCTGGCAGAGCCTATGTAACATCACAGGAGGAGCCGGCTCAGAAGGAGGAAGACTAG
- the LOC119841946 gene encoding LOW QUALITY PROTEIN: perilipin-3-like (The sequence of the model RefSeq protein was modified relative to this genomic sequence to represent the inferred CDS: inserted 1 base in 1 codon; deleted 1 base in 1 codon), with translation MSENKSQTPVADTTESREHAQQNLVSRVANLLLVSSAGDLVSMAYTSTKESHPHIRSLCDVAAKGVKTMTEASINCAQPVLTKLEPQIAAANEFACKGLDTLEEKLPILQQPTDEAFLDAKELVTGTRDAMNSKVTEVLDKTMQAAKSAVTSGMITVMGSRVGPVAVSGAEAMQGKSVDLVDHSLPLTDELAKLAASVKGFEVASVEQQQKYFVRLGSLSTEQRQHAYLQSVSKVRLLHQSMQENLSQXHHTIDLIETVKESVGKKLHKGQQKLHQLWLEWTKKELAVDKKELAVIDNGYAQPEQADTLVLAMSWRITQQLQTICLNLVILVQGFPTSVQDKMQQAHHNLQEVHAVFSKASSFQDLSICILTCSKQKLLKAQEYMDELFEYVVHKAHLSWLVGPFTLCGRTSAELYHQEDRRAEID, from the exons ATGTCTGAAAACAAAAGCCAAACTCCTGTTGCTGACACCACAGAGAGCAGGGAACATGCACAGCAG AATTTGGTGAGCAGGGTGGCCAACTTGCTTTTAGTCAGCTCTGCCGGTGATCTGGTTTCAATGGCCTACACCTCTACCAAAGAGAGCCACCCCCACATCAGATCTCTGTGTGATGTGGCAGCTAAAGGAGTGAAAACTATGACTGAAGCTTCAATCAACTGTGCACAGCCAGTTCTGACTAAACTTGAACCTCAGA TTGCAGCAGCAAATGAATTTGCCTGCAAAGGACTGGATACGCTGGAGGAGAAGCTGCCAATCCTTCAACAGCCAACTGATGAG GCTTTTTTGGATGCCAAAGAGTTGGTGACAGGTACCAGGGATGCCATGAACAGCAAAGTGACTGAGGTGCTGGACAAGACCATGCAGGCAGCAAAATCAGCAGTAACCAGTGGCATGATCACAGTCATGGGCTCCAGAGTGGGGCCTGTGGCTGTGAGTGGAGCAGAAGCCATGCAGGGGAAATCAGTAGACCTGGTGGATcactccctccccctcacagATGAACTAG CTAAACTAGCAGCATCTGTGAAGGGGTTTGAGGTGGCTTCTGTGGAACAGCAACAGAAGTACTTTGTACGTCTGGGGTCTCTGTCCACTGAACAACGCCAGCACGCCTACCTGCAGTCTGTGAGCAAAGTGAGACTGCTCCATCAGAGTATGCAGGAGAACCTCTCTC ACCATCACACCATTGACCTG ATTGAGACTGTCAAGGAGAGTGTGGGTAAGAAATTACACAAGGGTCAGCAGAAGCTACACCAGTTATGGCTGGAGTGGACTAAGAAGGAGCTTGCAGTAGAC AAGAAGGAGCTTGCAGTAATTGACaatggttatgcacagccagag CAGGCGGATACCCTGGTTCTGGCCATGTCTTGGAGAATCACCCAGCAGCTGCAGACCATATGCTTGAACCTAGTGATTCTAGTCCAAGGCTTTCCTACCAGTGTTCAGGACAAGATGCAGCAGGCTCATCACAACCTACAAGAGGTCCATGCTGTCTTCTCCAAGGCCAGCTCCTTCCAAGACCTGTCAATCTGTATCCTGACCTGCAGCAAGCAGAAGCTGCTCAAGGCCCAGGAGTATATGGATGAACTATTTGAATATGTGGTGCATAAGGCTCACCTATCCTGGCTAGTGGGGCCCTTTACTCTCTGTGGCAGAACCTCTGCAGAATTGTACCACCAGGAAGATCGCAGGGCAGAGATAGATTAG